One Glycine soja cultivar W05 chromosome 2, ASM419377v2, whole genome shotgun sequence genomic region harbors:
- the LOC114379861 gene encoding nucleobase-ascorbate transporter 7-like, translating to MAAAAPPPKPEELQPHPVKDQLPNVSYCITSPPPWPEAILLGFQHYLVMLGTTVLIPTTLVTQMGGGNEEKAKMVQTLLFVAGINTFFQTLFGTRLPAVIGGSCTFVPTTISIIFAGRYSDIVNPQERFERIMRGTQGALIVASTLQIVVGFSGLWRNVVRFLSPLSAVPLVALSGFGLYELGFPVLAKCVEIGLPEIVFLLVFSQYIPHVMKGEKRIFDRFAVIFSVTIVWIYAHLLTVGGAYKNVPQTTQETCRTDRAGIISGAPWIRIPYPFQWGAPTFDAGEAFATMAASFVALVESTGAFIAVSRYASATPMPPSVLSRGIGWQGVGILLSGIFGTGNGSSVSVENAGLLALTQVGSRRVVQISAGFMIFFSILGKFGAVFASIPAPIVAALYCLFFAYVGSAGLGFLQFCNLNSFRTKLILGFSIFMGFSIPQYFNEYTAFKNYGPVHTHARWFNDMINVPFSSKAFVAGSLALFLDTTLHNKDSQTRKDRGMHWWDRFSSFKTDTRSEEFYSLPFNLNKFFPSV from the exons ATGGCAGCAGCTGCACCACCACCCAAGCCGGAAGAGCTTCAGCCACACCCTGTGAAAGATCAACTTCCAAATGTTTCATACTGCATCACTAGTCCTCCTCCATGGC CGGAGGCGATACTACTTGGTTTCCAACATTACTTGGTGATGCTTGGCACAACTGTTCTAATACCAACCACTCTTGTTACTCAGATGGGAGGAGGAAAT gaagagaaagcaaaaatggTCCAGACTCTGCTGTTTGTTGCTGGCATAAACACATTTTTCCAAACACTATTTGGGACTCGTCTACCTGCAGTTATTGGAGGATCCTGCACCTTTGTGCCAACTACCATTTCTATCATTTTTGCTGGTCGCTACAGTGACATTGTGAATCCTCAGGAG AGGTTTGAGAGGATAATGCGTGGAACACAGGGTGCGCTTATTGTTGCTTCGACCTTGCAAATTGTTGTTGGCTTCAGTGGCCTTTGGCGCAATGTAGTGAG GTTCTTAAGCCCTCTCTCTGCTGTTCCCTTGGTTGCTCTGTCAGGCTTTGGACTTTATGAGTTGGGCTTTCCTGTG CTTGCAAAATGTGTGGAGATTGGGCTGCCGGAAATCGTATTCTTACTAGTATTTTCACAG TACATTCCTCATGTGATGAAAGGAGAAAAGCGTATCTTTGATCGATTTGCAGTTATATTCTCAGTGACAATTGTGTGGATTTATGCTCATCTTCTCACTGTGGGTGGAGCATATAAAAATGTACCACAGACAACTCAAGAGACTTGCAGAACTGATCGTGCTGGAATTATAAGTGGTGCACCTTG GATTAGAATCCCATATCCTTTCCAGTGGGGAGCTCCTACATTTGATGCTGGAGAAGCTTTTGCAACGATGGCTGCTTCATTTGTTGCACTAGTAGAG TCAACAGGTGCTTTTATTGCTGTTTCAAGGTATGCAAGTGCAACTCCAATGCCACCTTCAGTTCTTAGCCGTGGTATCGGTTGGCAG GGGGTAGGAATTTTGTTATCAGGGATCTTTGGGACAGGGAATGGATCATCAGTTTCTGT AGAGAATGCTGGACTCTTAGCTTTAACGCAAGTTGGTAGCCGCAGGGTTGTTCAAATATCAGCAGGATTCATGATCTTTTTCTCCATACTTG GAAAATTCGGAGCTGTGTTTGCTTCAATCCCAGCACCAATAGTTGCAGCTTTATATTGCCTTTTCTTTGCCTATGTGG GTTCTGCAGGCCTCGGTTTCCTTCAGTTTTGCAATTTAAACAGCTTTAGAACTAAACTCATCTTGGGGTTCTCTATTTTCATGGGCTTCTCTATACCACAATACTTCAATGAGTACACTGCATTTAAGAACTATGGTCCTGTGCACACTCACGCTAGATGG TTCAATGACATGATCAATGTCCCATTCTCATCAAAAGCATTTGTTGCTGGCTCCTTGGCACTGTTCTTGGATACCACATTGCACAACAAAGACAGTCAAACACGTAAGGACAGAGGCATGCACTGGTGGGACAGATTCAGTTCATTCAAGACAGATACAAGGAGTGAGGAGTTTTACTCTCTACCTTTCAATCTAAACAAGTTCTTTCCCTCTGTATGA